One genomic segment of Cellulophaga sp. HaHaR_3_176 includes these proteins:
- a CDS encoding sialate O-acetylesterase yields the protein MSHFYKFSVLLFIFFLPQIILADVTLNSLFSDHMVIQRDTKVPIWGWADANEKVEVSTSWGESEFVITGADGKWRVDIKTPKAGGPHIITVSGKNTIEITDVLSGDVWICTGQSNMDFSMSKFVRDAKDPKHQPLVEYIRKEVATVNDDWIRHIEVPQAASLFKKKLNFEDTWRSANPEQIGKITATGYFFAKELRSQVKVPIGLLECSWGGTKIQPWLSEETYMADPNMKAYFEASRKESKEIIEIMDSEGYVDTAYEAELAKWNTGGKKERKPKPTIDPREDRQLPASDYNAMLSAIIPFAIKGGIWYQGESNAVFMPNEYEDYLTAMINSWRAEWGQGDFPFYWVQLAACNRGNDEADKGWAIVNDELRRTLKVPNTGMAVLYDIGEPKDIHPHNKMDAGKRLALWALKNDYNINVPAVSGPLYKSMKIKAKKIEIEFSEVGSGLMVGHKTLLEDAISVNEPLKWFEVKGSDGIWKNAEAKISSKNTITVWSKEVSEPAQVRYAWSGNPEGANLYNKEGLPAAVFLTE from the coding sequence ATGTCTCATTTTTATAAATTTTCAGTACTATTATTTATTTTTTTTCTACCTCAAATCATACTTGCTGATGTAACATTGAACAGTTTGTTTTCTGATCATATGGTAATACAAAGGGACACTAAAGTACCTATTTGGGGTTGGGCAGATGCTAATGAAAAAGTTGAAGTTTCTACAAGTTGGGGCGAAAGTGAGTTTGTAATAACTGGAGCAGATGGAAAATGGCGCGTAGATATTAAAACACCTAAAGCAGGTGGTCCACATATAATTACGGTATCTGGAAAAAACACAATTGAAATAACAGATGTTTTGTCTGGTGATGTTTGGATTTGCACAGGGCAATCGAATATGGATTTTTCGATGTCTAAATTTGTACGTGATGCTAAAGATCCAAAACACCAACCTTTGGTTGAATATATCAGAAAAGAAGTTGCAACAGTTAATGACGATTGGATTAGACATATAGAAGTACCACAAGCAGCATCTTTATTTAAGAAAAAATTAAATTTTGAAGATACTTGGCGAAGTGCAAACCCTGAACAAATCGGTAAGATAACTGCAACAGGATACTTTTTTGCAAAAGAACTACGTAGCCAAGTAAAAGTACCAATAGGCTTATTAGAGTGCTCATGGGGAGGAACAAAGATTCAACCATGGCTTTCAGAAGAAACCTATATGGCCGACCCTAATATGAAAGCTTATTTTGAAGCTAGCCGAAAAGAATCGAAGGAAATCATTGAAATTATGGATTCCGAAGGTTATGTAGATACAGCTTATGAAGCAGAACTGGCTAAATGGAATACAGGTGGGAAAAAAGAAAGAAAACCAAAACCAACTATTGATCCGAGAGAAGATAGACAGTTACCTGCATCAGATTATAATGCGATGCTTTCTGCAATAATTCCTTTTGCTATAAAAGGTGGTATTTGGTACCAAGGAGAAAGTAATGCTGTTTTTATGCCAAATGAATATGAAGATTATTTAACGGCTATGATTAATAGTTGGAGAGCAGAATGGGGTCAGGGCGATTTTCCTTTTTACTGGGTACAATTAGCCGCATGTAATCGTGGTAATGATGAAGCTGATAAAGGTTGGGCAATAGTAAACGATGAATTACGTCGTACTTTAAAAGTGCCAAATACAGGTATGGCTGTTTTATATGATATTGGAGAACCTAAAGATATACACCCACATAATAAAATGGACGCAGGGAAGCGATTGGCGTTATGGGCATTAAAAAATGATTACAATATAAATGTTCCGGCAGTAAGTGGACCATTATATAAATCAATGAAAATTAAAGCTAAAAAAATTGAAATAGAATTTAGTGAGGTAGGCTCAGGGTTAATGGTTGGTCATAAAACACTTTTAGAAGATGCTATTTCGGTAAATGAACCTTTAAAATGGTTTGAAGTTAAAGGCTCAGATGGTATCTGGAAAAATGCAGAGGCTAAAATTTCATCAAAAAATACGATTACAGTTTGGAGTAAAGAGGTTTCAGAACCTGCTCAAGTTCGCTATGCATGGTCAGGTAACCCAGAGGGAGCAAATTTATATAATAAAGAAGGTTTACCGGCAGCTGTATTTTTAACGGAATAA